The Palleronia sp. THAF1 genome window below encodes:
- the rfbC gene encoding dTDP-4-dehydrorhamnose 3,5-epimerase — MQIDPTPLSGVLLITPKRHGDHRGFFAETYSAPAFAAAGIDTMFVQDNHSLSAQAGTVRGLHFQAPPRAQAKLVRCGRGALFDVAVDIRRDSDTYGQWFGAELSFENGRQLLIPAGFAHGFMTLQSATEIVYKCSDTYAPETEGALLWNDPAIGIEWPMDVTPVISDKDAAASGLGDFTSPFGSP; from the coding sequence ATGCAGATCGACCCTACCCCCCTTTCAGGCGTGCTTCTGATCACGCCCAAGCGCCATGGCGATCACCGGGGATTCTTCGCTGAAACCTACTCTGCGCCTGCGTTCGCGGCGGCGGGGATCGACACCATGTTCGTGCAGGACAACCACTCGCTGTCGGCGCAAGCGGGCACCGTGCGCGGCCTGCATTTCCAAGCCCCGCCCCGCGCTCAGGCCAAGCTGGTGCGCTGCGGGCGTGGCGCGCTGTTCGACGTGGCAGTAGACATCCGGCGGGACAGCGACACATACGGGCAATGGTTCGGCGCGGAACTATCGTTCGAGAACGGGCGGCAACTGCTGATCCCGGCAGGCTTCGCCCACGGCTTCATGACGCTGCAATCCGCCACTGAAATCGTCTACAAGTGTTCGGACACCTACGCACCCGAGACCGAGGGCGCGCTGTTGTGGAACGACCCCGCGATCGGGATCGAGTGGCCGATGGACGTGACGCCTGTGATCTCTGACAAGGATGCCGCCGCCTCCGGATTGGGCGATTTCACCAGCCCCTTCGGTTCGCCATGA
- a CDS encoding B12-binding domain-containing protein: protein MASQDPKPKFQAERSSEVTDLVARALDTIAQRRARADATSAKWIARLRAAVTTPDPAERDSAISEMRASGVSVAQICDVYVPAVARELGDEWCADQVSFADVTIGSARLQALLRDSALSAEDPNGPADDIMVMVLADEYHTLGAMVLTGQLRRFGASVRLVLGRPAEEVRHIATDSDFDVVMVSVALSDDLGAVHQTITALRRATEGKVPLIVGGGIVEIGHDAVIRLTGADHVTSDPQEALRLAGHDATPSRHH, encoded by the coding sequence ATGGCATCGCAAGATCCGAAGCCAAAGTTCCAAGCCGAGCGGTCCAGTGAAGTGACCGACCTTGTCGCGCGCGCGCTTGACACGATTGCGCAGCGCCGGGCCCGTGCCGACGCCACATCCGCGAAATGGATCGCGCGTCTGCGTGCCGCCGTGACGACGCCGGACCCGGCAGAACGCGACTCCGCCATATCAGAGATGCGCGCGTCGGGCGTATCCGTGGCGCAGATCTGCGATGTCTACGTCCCCGCCGTCGCCCGCGAATTGGGTGACGAGTGGTGCGCCGATCAGGTCAGCTTCGCCGATGTCACCATTGGCTCGGCCCGTTTGCAGGCGCTTTTGCGCGACAGTGCCCTGTCGGCAGAGGACCCGAACGGGCCCGCAGATGACATAATGGTGATGGTGCTGGCGGATGAGTACCACACGCTTGGTGCGATGGTCCTGACCGGACAGTTGCGTCGCTTCGGCGCGTCCGTCCGACTGGTTCTGGGCCGACCCGCCGAGGAAGTCCGCCACATCGCCACCGATTCTGATTTCGATGTGGTGATGGTCTCTGTCGCGCTGTCGGACGATCTGGGCGCAGTCCATCAGACCATCACGGCGCTGCGCCGCGCCACCGAAGGCAAGGTTCCGCTGATCGTCGGTGGCGGGATCGTTGAGATAGGACATGACGCCGTGATCCGCTTGACCGGAGCGGACCATGTGACAAGCGACCCCCAAGAAGCACTACGATTAGCCGGACATGACGCAACACCATCACGCCACCACTGA
- a CDS encoding error-prone DNA polymerase, protein MSNRPDTVELSITSNFTFLTGASHPEEYVDRAALLGIKAIAVADENSVAGIVRAFVRIKELRRQVATRLASDPIGPPCPAHLSAGPSADVTTVPRLVPGARIVTDQGFAVTYLPRDRTAWGRLSRLLTLGRRRAKKGECALRLPDLIEWGEGAELLIHPGGPPDWQKQAARLIAAHPGQCSLVLSPRYDGEDPARFDRTTRIAADLGVPTVASGRPVMHHGSRRRLADVLTAIRTGTRVDALGRAALANAEQRLRGPYELRRLFAGHPSALERAALVAARCTFCLSELRYEYPSEATESETADQRLERLAREGLKWRYPSGAPEHVRTLLAHELDLIAKLNYAPYFLTVNDIVAFARSRNILCQGRGSAANSVVCYCLGVTSVSPEIGTMVFERFVSEARDEPPDIDVDFEHERREEVIQHIYERYGRHRAGLCATVIHYRGKRAIREVGRAMGLSDDTLAALSSQLWGFFGVNGLETHRMAEIGLDSADPRLRQTMDLIFQIIGFPRHLSQHVGGFVITEGRLDELVPVENASMEDRTIICWDKDDIDALGILKVDVLALGMLTCLRKAFDLIERHHRLDYTLATLPPECPETYTMLSRADSLGVFQVESRAQMNFLPRMKPKTFYDLVIEVAIIRPGPIQGDMLHPYLRRREGKEQVTFPSDALGRVLGKTLGVPLFQEQAMQIAIIGAGFSPDEADRLRRALATFKKLGNISEFRNRFLKGMADNGYEAEFAERCFAQIEGFGSYGFPESHAASFALLVYASAWIKRHHPGIFACSLLNAQPMGFYAPAQIVRDAREHGVEVRPVSIQDSYWDNVMEPDGRGGLALRLGFRQIKALSEDEGNWIAAARANGYPGVEDVWRRAGVSPKALRILAEADAFAPLGLSRRDAIWAAKALGGVKPLPLFGGDIDGEGIVEPAALLPEMTAGEEVVEDYVSMRLSLRAHPMSFLRARLTPGMGRVPTGPVAEGRRFTEARGLIRSEAWAKDDESGGLKCVSVRE, encoded by the coding sequence ATGTCGAATCGCCCCGATACCGTCGAGCTGTCGATCACCTCGAACTTCACGTTCCTCACGGGTGCCTCGCACCCCGAGGAATACGTGGATCGGGCGGCTTTACTGGGGATCAAGGCCATTGCGGTGGCGGATGAGAACTCTGTCGCCGGGATCGTGCGGGCCTTCGTGCGCATCAAGGAACTGCGGCGGCAGGTAGCGACGCGGCTGGCGTCTGATCCCATCGGGCCGCCGTGCCCCGCGCATCTCTCCGCTGGTCCGAGTGCTGACGTGACGACGGTGCCTCGCTTGGTGCCGGGCGCACGGATCGTTACGGATCAGGGGTTTGCAGTCACTTACCTGCCCCGTGATCGCACCGCGTGGGGGCGCTTGTCGCGGCTTCTGACGCTGGGGCGGCGGCGGGCGAAGAAAGGTGAGTGTGCGCTGCGCCTGCCCGATCTGATCGAATGGGGCGAGGGTGCAGAGCTGCTGATCCACCCCGGCGGCCCGCCCGATTGGCAAAAGCAGGCCGCTCGGCTGATCGCGGCGCATCCCGGCCAGTGCAGCCTTGTTCTGTCGCCCCGCTACGACGGCGAAGACCCTGCGCGGTTCGACCGGACCACCCGCATCGCCGCCGATCTGGGCGTGCCGACGGTGGCCAGTGGACGGCCCGTCATGCACCACGGCAGCCGCCGCCGCTTGGCCGATGTGCTGACCGCAATCCGCACCGGCACGCGTGTCGATGCGCTGGGGCGGGCGGCGCTGGCGAACGCCGAACAGCGGCTGCGCGGGCCGTATGAACTGCGTCGGCTTTTCGCTGGGCATCCCTCGGCCCTTGAACGCGCGGCGCTGGTGGCCGCGCGCTGCACTTTCTGCCTGAGCGAGCTGCGCTACGAATACCCTTCCGAGGCGACGGAAAGCGAGACCGCAGACCAGCGCCTTGAACGGCTCGCGCGCGAGGGGCTGAAGTGGCGCTATCCCAGCGGCGCGCCCGAGCATGTGCGCACGCTTCTGGCGCACGAACTCGATCTGATCGCCAAGCTGAATTACGCGCCCTACTTCCTGACTGTGAACGACATCGTCGCCTTCGCGCGGTCTCGTAACATCCTGTGCCAAGGGCGCGGGTCGGCGGCGAACTCGGTGGTGTGCTACTGCCTGGGCGTCACCTCCGTCAGCCCCGAGATCGGCACCATGGTGTTCGAACGCTTCGTGTCAGAGGCGCGGGACGAGCCGCCCGATATCGACGTGGATTTCGAACACGAGCGTCGGGAAGAAGTGATCCAGCACATCTATGAACGCTACGGTCGCCACCGTGCGGGTCTGTGCGCGACGGTCATCCACTATCGTGGCAAGCGTGCGATCCGGGAAGTGGGCCGCGCGATGGGGCTGTCCGACGATACGCTGGCGGCGCTGTCGTCGCAGCTTTGGGGGTTCTTCGGCGTCAACGGGCTAGAGACGCACCGCATGGCCGAGATCGGGCTGGACAGTGCCGACCCGCGCCTGCGCCAGACGATGGACCTGATCTTCCAGATCATCGGCTTCCCGCGCCACCTGTCCCAGCACGTCGGCGGCTTCGTCATCACCGAAGGGCGGCTGGACGAGTTGGTGCCCGTGGAAAACGCCAGCATGGAAGATCGCACCATCATCTGCTGGGACAAGGACGACATCGACGCGCTGGGTATCCTGAAGGTGGATGTTCTGGCACTGGGGATGCTGACCTGCCTGCGCAAGGCGTTCGACTTGATCGAGCGGCACCACCGGCTGGACTACACGCTGGCCACCCTGCCGCCCGAATGCCCGGAAACCTATACGATGCTAAGCCGGGCGGATTCGCTGGGGGTGTTCCAAGTGGAAAGCCGGGCGCAGATGAACTTCCTGCCGCGGATGAAGCCCAAGACCTTCTATGACTTGGTGATTGAGGTCGCCATCATCCGTCCCGGTCCTATTCAGGGCGACATGCTGCACCCCTACCTGCGTCGGCGTGAGGGGAAGGAGCAGGTGACGTTCCCCTCGGACGCGCTGGGCCGGGTGCTGGGCAAGACGCTGGGGGTGCCGCTGTTTCAGGAACAGGCGATGCAGATCGCGATCATCGGGGCGGGCTTCAGCCCGGATGAAGCCGACCGTCTGCGCCGCGCACTGGCGACGTTCAAGAAGCTGGGCAACATCAGTGAATTCCGCAACCGGTTCCTCAAGGGGATGGCCGACAACGGCTATGAGGCCGAGTTCGCCGAACGCTGCTTCGCTCAGATCGAGGGGTTTGGATCGTATGGCTTCCCCGAAAGTCACGCCGCGAGCTTCGCGCTGCTGGTCTATGCGTCCGCGTGGATCAAGCGGCACCACCCCGGCATCTTCGCCTGTTCCCTGCTGAACGCGCAGCCCATGGGGTTCTACGCGCCCGCGCAGATCGTGCGGGATGCGCGCGAACACGGGGTCGAGGTGCGGCCCGTATCCATTCAGGACAGCTATTGGGACAACGTGATGGAGCCCGACGGGCGCGGCGGCCTCGCCCTGCGGCTGGGGTTCCGGCAGATCAAGGCGCTTTCGGAAGACGAGGGCAACTGGATCGCTGCCGCCCGCGCCAACGGCTATCCGGGGGTGGAAGACGTGTGGCGTCGGGCGGGCGTGTCGCCCAAGGCGTTGCGCATATTGGCCGAAGCCGACGCTTTCGCGCCCTTGGGCCTGTCGCGCCGTGACGCGATCTGGGCTGCGAAGGCGCTGGGCGGTGTGAAGCCCTTGCCCTTGTTTGGTGGGGATATCGACGGGGAGGGCATCGTGGAACCCGCCGCTTTGCTGCCCGAGATGACGGCGGGGGAAGAGGTGGTCGAGGATTACGTCTCCATGCGTTTGTCGCTGCGCGCCCACCCCATGAGCTTCCTGCGCGCGCGGCTGACGCCGGGAATGGGCCGCGTGCCGACAGGGCCGGTGGCCGAAGGACGGCGGTTCACGGAAGCGCGCGGCCTGATCCGGTCAGAGGCCTGGGCCAAGGACGACGAGAGCGGTGGGCTGAAGTGCGTTAGCGTGCGCGAGTAG
- the ppsR gene encoding transcriptional regulator PpsR, whose amino-acid sequence MIGPDVLGNIIAAASDISVVISDLGEVLSVLVNPAHSATDTLGGWQGREFRSMLTSESVEKFDARLAELNAGNTSPRPLELNHLPETGLAYPLRYSFHTIGPDGAILLLGRDLKPVAQMQQQLVETQMALERDYEHQREISTRMKVLMETTRDAVVFVNAQTGKIAELNGKAARLLNGTVDEISGSPLSKWIGQETGPLDLVAMSANAQDEDAGPISITVRAGKQIVKMRPIAFRAAGERLVLCRFDQDSADEGLNDDSIRLSQLFEQTSDGLVFCDRTGRVTAANAAFLSMADLDGINVIRGRPLSDFLVRGAVDLKVLLDNASRNGRIKSFATRLSSPFGDEIAVEVSAVHLADPKHPGFGLILRDAPRVDPGQTTQSGTPVRPARDLVGATTLKEIVAETTDVIEKMCIETALELTDDNRVAAAEMLGLSRQSLYVKLRKYALLARED is encoded by the coding sequence TTGATCGGACCAGACGTGCTGGGCAACATCATTGCGGCTGCGTCCGACATTTCGGTGGTGATTTCTGACCTGGGTGAAGTGCTAAGTGTATTGGTGAACCCAGCCCATTCCGCTACCGACACGCTTGGTGGATGGCAGGGGCGTGAGTTCCGCTCGATGCTGACCAGCGAAAGCGTCGAGAAGTTTGACGCGCGACTGGCAGAGCTGAACGCGGGCAACACTTCTCCGCGTCCGCTGGAACTCAATCACCTGCCCGAAACCGGTCTGGCCTATCCGCTGCGCTACAGTTTCCACACCATCGGTCCCGACGGCGCAATCCTGCTTCTGGGCCGCGACCTGAAGCCAGTGGCGCAGATGCAGCAGCAGCTTGTCGAAACCCAGATGGCGCTGGAACGGGACTATGAGCACCAGCGTGAGATTTCGACGCGCATGAAGGTGCTGATGGAGACGACGCGCGATGCGGTCGTCTTCGTGAACGCGCAGACCGGCAAGATCGCCGAGCTGAACGGCAAAGCCGCGCGGCTGCTGAACGGCACGGTCGACGAAATTTCCGGCAGTCCACTTTCGAAGTGGATCGGTCAGGAAACCGGCCCGCTCGACCTGGTGGCCATGTCCGCCAATGCGCAGGACGAAGACGCCGGCCCGATCTCGATCACCGTTCGCGCGGGCAAGCAGATCGTCAAAATGCGTCCGATCGCCTTTCGCGCGGCAGGCGAGCGGCTGGTCCTGTGTCGCTTCGATCAGGACTCCGCCGACGAAGGCCTGAACGACGATTCGATCCGTCTGTCGCAATTGTTCGAGCAGACGTCGGACGGTCTGGTCTTCTGCGACCGCACAGGCCGGGTGACGGCGGCCAACGCGGCGTTCCTGTCGATGGCCGATCTGGACGGGATCAACGTGATCCGGGGCCGCCCCCTGTCCGATTTCCTCGTGCGCGGCGCGGTGGACCTGAAGGTGCTGCTGGACAACGCCAGCCGCAACGGGCGCATCAAATCTTTCGCCACGCGCCTGTCGTCCCCCTTTGGAGACGAAATCGCAGTAGAGGTGTCGGCAGTGCATCTGGCCGATCCGAAGCACCCCGGCTTCGGCCTGATCCTGCGCGACGCCCCCCGCGTCGATCCCGGCCAGACGACGCAATCCGGCACCCCTGTCCGCCCCGCCCGCGATCTTGTGGGCGCCACGACATTGAAAGAGATCGTCGCCGAAACGACCGACGTGATCGAAAAGATGTGCATCGAAACGGCGCTGGAACTCACCGACGACAACCGCGTCGCGGCGGCTGAGATGCTGGGCCTGTCGCGCCAGTCGCTTTACGTGAAGCTGCGGAAGTACGCGTTGCTTGCGCGAGAGGACTAG
- the rfbB gene encoding dTDP-glucose 4,6-dehydratase, with protein MKILVTGGAGFIGSAVVRLAVAQGHEVVNLDALTYAACLDNVASVADAPEYNFEHADIRDRAALDRIFAQHTPDAVLHLAAESHVDRSIDGPGAFIDTNVTGTYTLLEAARAHWTTKGKPDSFRFHHVSTDEVFGSLGPTGLFTESTPYDPRSPYSASKASSDHLVRAWHETYGLPVLLTNCSNNYGPYHFPEKLIPVVILNALAGKPLPIYGQGANVRDWLYVEDHATALLLVLEKGAVGRSYNIGGHNERSNLDLVRSLCAILDAKRPAAQPYADQITFVADRPGHDARYAIDASRIRDELGWTPSVTLEEGLERTVDWYLANEDWWRALQSREGLGMRLGAGG; from the coding sequence ATGAAGATCCTTGTCACAGGCGGCGCGGGTTTCATCGGATCGGCGGTCGTGCGGCTGGCCGTGGCGCAGGGGCATGAGGTCGTGAACCTTGATGCGCTGACCTATGCGGCGTGTCTCGACAACGTAGCGAGCGTGGCGGATGCGCCGGAATACAACTTCGAGCACGCCGACATCCGCGACCGCGCGGCGCTGGACCGCATCTTCGCGCAGCATACCCCAGACGCCGTCTTGCACCTTGCCGCCGAAAGCCATGTGGATCGATCCATCGACGGGCCCGGCGCGTTCATCGACACCAATGTGACCGGAACTTACACACTGCTTGAAGCTGCCCGCGCCCATTGGACCACCAAAGGCAAACCCGACAGCTTTCGCTTTCACCACGTGTCTACCGACGAGGTGTTCGGCTCGCTCGGCCCAACGGGTCTGTTCACGGAAAGCACACCCTACGACCCGCGCAGCCCCTATTCGGCGTCCAAGGCCAGTTCGGACCATCTGGTGCGCGCGTGGCATGAGACCTACGGGCTGCCGGTCCTGCTGACGAACTGCTCGAACAACTACGGCCCCTACCACTTCCCCGAAAAGCTGATCCCGGTGGTCATTCTGAACGCGCTCGCGGGCAAACCGCTGCCGATCTACGGGCAAGGCGCGAACGTGCGCGACTGGCTGTATGTGGAAGACCACGCCACAGCACTTTTGCTGGTGCTGGAAAAGGGAGCGGTAGGGCGTAGCTACAATATCGGCGGGCACAACGAACGCTCGAACCTCGATCTGGTGCGGTCGCTCTGCGCGATCCTCGATGCCAAGCGGCCCGCCGCACAGCCCTACGCCGACCAGATCACCTTCGTTGCCGACCGCCCCGGCCATGACGCGCGCTACGCCATCGACGCGTCGCGCATCCGGGATGAGCTGGGATGGACGCCCTCGGTAACGCTGGAGGAGGGGTTGGAGCGCACAGTGGACTGGTATCTTGCGAACGAGGACTGGTGGCGCGCCCTGCAATCCCGCGAAGGCCTCGGCATGCGGTTGGGAGCAGGCGGATGA
- a CDS encoding cupin domain-containing protein — MTKYETFHLLPGDDVPNNPDLPVIVVRGAFRPPGDAAKRLAANGWTGLWTWSVFDRHHFHPNAHEVLAVAKGAADLRLGGASGRDVAVGAGDALILPAGTGHCLLEGRDSFEVVGAYPPGQQDYETLWGGDLLNGVSERIARVPLPGTDPITGAADTLPTAWRA; from the coding sequence ATGACCAAATACGAGACGTTTCACCTTCTGCCGGGCGACGATGTGCCCAACAACCCCGATTTGCCGGTGATCGTGGTGCGGGGTGCGTTCCGTCCCCCCGGTGATGCGGCCAAGCGATTGGCGGCGAACGGTTGGACCGGCCTATGGACGTGGAGCGTTTTCGATCGTCATCACTTCCACCCCAATGCCCATGAGGTTCTGGCTGTGGCCAAGGGCGCCGCAGATTTGCGGCTGGGTGGCGCGTCCGGGCGCGATGTGGCTGTCGGTGCGGGTGACGCGCTGATCCTACCGGCCGGAACCGGGCATTGCTTGCTGGAGGGGCGTGACAGTTTTGAAGTTGTCGGAGCCTATCCGCCCGGTCAGCAAGATTACGAAACGCTGTGGGGCGGTGATCTGCTTAATGGCGTGTCGGAGCGCATCGCAAGGGTTCCGCTGCCCGGGACCGACCCGATTACCGGGGCGGCAGACACGTTACCAACAGCGTGGCGCGCCTAG
- the bchF gene encoding 2-vinyl bacteriochlorophyllide hydratase, with protein MSVVVANPSQTPAARRPVYTAAERARRDSTPWTLVQGVLAPVQFLVFIVSAALVLRYLVTGDGYAVATVSVVAKTVILYAIMVTGAIWEKVVFGQYLMHPSFYWEDAVSFAVIALHTAYLVALFGGFVGPVALMWIALAAYGIYVVNAVQFVGKMRQARAEA; from the coding sequence ATGTCAGTAGTTGTAGCCAATCCATCTCAAACTCCTGCCGCGCGCCGCCCGGTCTACACCGCAGCAGAGCGCGCGCGTCGAGATTCGACCCCTTGGACGCTGGTGCAGGGTGTGCTTGCGCCAGTACAATTCCTTGTCTTCATCGTCTCTGCGGCGCTGGTGCTGCGGTACCTTGTGACGGGCGACGGGTACGCGGTCGCGACCGTGTCCGTCGTGGCGAAGACAGTGATCCTGTATGCGATCATGGTGACAGGTGCGATCTGGGAGAAGGTCGTGTTCGGTCAGTACCTTATGCATCCCTCCTTCTATTGGGAGGATGCCGTCAGCTTCGCCGTCATCGCGCTACACACTGCTTATCTGGTTGCTCTGTTCGGCGGCTTCGTGGGCCCGGTCGCGTTGATGTGGATCGCTCTGGCGGCCTACGGAATCTACGTCGTCAATGCCGTGCAGTTCGTCGGCAAGATGCGCCAGGCGAGGGCAGAAGCATGA
- the rfbD gene encoding dTDP-4-dehydrorhamnose reductase, producing the protein MILVFGRTGQVATELGKLPDTLCLGRDQADLTDPAACAAAIRTRMPAAVINAAAYTAVDAAETDADTARIVNAKAPAVIATTCAELGAPLVHLSTDYVFDGSGDRPFPSNAPTGPLNVYGCTKLTGEDAVRTAGGTYALLRTSWVFSAHGSNFVKTMLRLSETRDTLNIVDDQIGGPTPAKAIATACLTIAEALIADPRRSGTYHFTGAPDVSWADFARTIFAEAGRRTNVTGIPTTEYPTPAQRPLNSRLDCSTTETTFGLPRPDWRDALPAILKDTT; encoded by the coding sequence ATGATCCTTGTTTTCGGACGCACGGGGCAGGTAGCGACGGAACTGGGCAAACTCCCGGACACGCTCTGCCTTGGCCGCGACCAAGCCGACCTGACCGACCCCGCCGCCTGCGCCGCCGCCATCCGAACCCGTATGCCTGCCGCCGTCATCAACGCGGCCGCCTACACGGCGGTCGATGCGGCAGAGACCGACGCCGACACCGCGCGAATCGTCAACGCCAAGGCTCCTGCAGTCATTGCGACCACCTGTGCCGAGCTCGGCGCGCCGCTGGTGCACCTGTCGACCGATTACGTCTTTGATGGCAGCGGCGACCGGCCGTTCCCATCAAATGCACCCACCGGACCATTGAACGTATACGGCTGTACGAAATTGACCGGAGAGGATGCGGTGCGAACCGCAGGCGGGACCTACGCACTCCTGCGCACATCCTGGGTCTTCTCTGCTCATGGTTCCAATTTCGTGAAGACCATGCTGCGGCTAAGCGAGACCCGCGACACGCTGAACATCGTTGACGATCAGATCGGCGGGCCGACCCCGGCAAAAGCCATCGCTACGGCCTGCCTGACCATCGCCGAGGCGCTGATCGCAGACCCGCGCCGTAGCGGCACCTACCACTTCACCGGCGCGCCGGATGTGTCCTGGGCGGACTTCGCGCGCACGATCTTCGCCGAAGCCGGGAGACGCACCAACGTCACCGGCATACCAACCACCGAGTACCCGACACCTGCGCAGCGCCCGCTGAACTCGCGGCTCGACTGCTCGACCACCGAAACCACATTCGGCCTGCCGCGCCCCGATTGGCGCGACGCCCTCCCCGCCATCCTGAAGGACACCACATGA
- a CDS encoding HNH endonuclease, which produces MQDTDPICGLCHRPIPSGVPQSLHHLIPKLRGGKSGPTVLLHQICHSEIHATLTEAELARNFNTLDALRTHPRLEKFVVRVSKRPPAFRSKIPKGPRKSKR; this is translated from the coding sequence ATGCAAGACACCGATCCGATCTGCGGCCTGTGCCATCGCCCCATCCCGTCGGGCGTGCCGCAAAGCCTGCATCACCTGATTCCGAAGCTGCGCGGTGGTAAGAGTGGTCCCACCGTTTTGCTCCATCAGATCTGCCACTCGGAAATTCACGCCACGTTGACCGAGGCTGAGCTTGCGCGCAATTTCAACACGCTGGATGCGCTGCGCACGCATCCCCGCTTAGAGAAGTTCGTAGTCCGGGTGTCGAAACGTCCGCCCGCCTTCCGCTCCAAAATCCCGAAGGGTCCGCGCAAGTCCAAGCGCTGA
- the rfbA gene encoding glucose-1-phosphate thymidylyltransferase RfbA: MTQRKGIILAGGTGSRLFPITMGVSKQLLPIYDKPMIYYPLTVLMLAGIRDIAVITTPQDRDQFQRTLGNGAQWGVSLTYIEQPSPDGLAQAYLLAEGFLSGAPSAMVLGDNIFFGHGLPEMLAAADQRAKGGTVFGYHVADPERYGVVGFDQDGNVTEIVEKPSTPPSNFAITGLYFLDGTAPERARAVTPSERGELEIVTLLESYRTDGALQVEQMGRGYAWLDTGTHASLLDAGNFVRTLTDRQGLQSGSPEEVGYRQGWITREELMARAKMFEKTEYGRYLQAL; encoded by the coding sequence ATGACCCAACGCAAGGGCATCATTCTTGCAGGCGGCACCGGCAGCCGTCTGTTTCCGATCACCATGGGCGTGTCGAAGCAGCTGCTGCCGATCTACGACAAGCCGATGATCTACTATCCGTTGACGGTCCTGATGCTGGCGGGCATTCGCGACATTGCCGTCATCACCACCCCGCAGGACCGCGACCAGTTCCAGCGCACCTTGGGCAACGGCGCGCAGTGGGGCGTGTCGCTGACGTATATCGAACAGCCCTCTCCCGACGGTCTGGCGCAGGCCTACCTGCTGGCCGAGGGTTTTCTGAGCGGCGCGCCCTCTGCGATGGTGCTGGGCGACAACATCTTCTTCGGTCACGGCCTGCCGGAAATGCTGGCAGCGGCAGATCAACGCGCCAAAGGCGGGACGGTCTTTGGCTACCACGTCGCCGATCCGGAACGGTACGGCGTTGTGGGCTTTGATCAGGATGGCAACGTGACCGAAATCGTCGAGAAACCAAGCACCCCCCCATCCAACTTCGCGATCACGGGGCTCTACTTCCTCGACGGCACCGCCCCCGAGCGCGCGCGCGCCGTCACACCGTCCGAACGGGGAGAACTGGAGATCGTCACCCTTCTGGAAAGCTACCGTACCGATGGTGCGTTGCAGGTCGAGCAGATGGGTCGAGGCTATGCCTGGCTGGACACCGGCACCCATGCGTCGCTGCTCGATGCGGGGAACTTCGTGCGCACCCTGACGGATCGGCAGGGATTGCAGTCCGGCAGCCCGGAAGAGGTCGGCTATAGGCAGGGATGGATCACTCGCGAAGAGTTGATGGCGCGCGCAAAGATGTTCGAAAAGACCGAATACGGGCGTTATTTGCAGGCCTTGTGA